The Streptomyces sp. NBC_01439 genome contains the following window.
CCCGGCTGCCGGGGCATGGCCAGGACGATCCGGCCGGTGGTGGTCCCGTCGGCGAGGCGCTGTACGGCGTCGGCGACGCCGGGGAGTGCGACGAGTTCGCTGATCAGGGGTTTGATGGTGCCGTCGGCGGCGAGGCGGGTGAGTTCGGTGTGGCAGGAGAGGATCGCGGCCGGGTCCTTGGCGGCGTACAGGCCCCAGTGGAGGCCGAGGATCGAGTAGTTCTTGACGAGGGCGTGGTTGAGGGCGGGGGCGGGGATGTCTCCGCTCGCGAAGCCGACGACGACGATGCGGCCCTCGAAGGCCACGCACTTGGTGGAGGCGGTGTACGAGGCGCCGCCGACGGGGTCGTAGACCACGTCGGCGCCGCGCCCGCCGGTGAACTCCTTCACGCGGGAGACGACGTCCTCGGCCGTACGGTCGATCACCAGGTCGCAGCCGAGTTCCTCGGCGGTGCGCGCCTTCGCCTTGCCTCCGACGACCCCGATGACGCTGGCGCCTGCGGCCTTGCCGAGTTGGACGGCGGCGCTGCCGACCCCGCCGGCGGCGGCGTGCACGAGCAGGGTCTCGCCCGGCTGGAGGCGCGCCCGGCGGTGCAGGCCGAACCAGCCCGTCTGGTAGCCGATGTGCAGGGCCGCGGCCTCGGCGTCGCTCAGGGCCTCGGGGGCCGGGAGCAGGGCCCGCTCGGACGCGATGACGTACTCGGCGAAGCCGCCGTGGGGCAGGCTCGGGGTGGCGATGACGCGGCGGCCGTCGTCGGTGAGGCCGCAGATCTCGACGCCGGGGGTGAAGGGCAGCGGCGGGCGGATCTGGTACTGGCCGCGGACGAGCAGCGCGTCGGGGAAGTTGAGGTTCGCCGCGAGGACCTGGAGCCGCACCTCGCCCTCGCCGGG
Protein-coding sequences here:
- a CDS encoding NADPH:quinone oxidoreductase family protein; this encodes MQAWRVHTPGEPREALRLEEIPEPVPGEGEVRLQVLAANLNFPDALLVRGQYQIRPPLPFTPGVEICGLTDDGRRVIATPSLPHGGFAEYVIASERALLPAPEALSDAEAAALHIGYQTGWFGLHRRARLQPGETLLVHAAAGGVGSAAVQLGKAAGASVIGVVGGKAKARTAEELGCDLVIDRTAEDVVSRVKEFTGGRGADVVYDPVGGASYTASTKCVAFEGRIVVVGFASGDIPAPALNHALVKNYSILGLHWGLYAAKDPAAILSCHTELTRLAADGTIKPLISELVALPGVADAVQRLADGTTTGRIVLAMPRQPGVSR